A region from the Brassica napus cultivar Da-Ae chromosome C8, Da-Ae, whole genome shotgun sequence genome encodes:
- the LOC106407229 gene encoding uncharacterized protein LOC106407229 encodes MDPCPFIRLTISNLALKLPLAAKSSSSAVHPSSSPCFCKIKLKNFPPQTAAIPYIPLETTQFPEIQTLAATFHLSSSDIKRLASRSIFASKPSLKIFIYTGSAGAACGVNSGGLLAEVSVPLDLAGTQSKPCVFHDGWIAVGKGAGAGKASSAAQFHLNVKAEPDPRFVFQFDGEPECSPQVVQIQGSIPQPVFTCKFSCRNTTGDRTIRSRSLPTETSVPRSWLNSFGSERERPNKERKGWSITVHDLSGSPVAMASIVTPFVASPGTDRVSRSNPGSWLILRPGDGTWKPWGRLEAWRERGGATDGLGYRFELILDGSSGAGIVLAESSISSHRGGKFSIELGSSPTGSGVGRTRSRGGGSGGASPANSPRGGSVQKGFVMAASVEGEGKCSKPCVEVSVQHVSCMEDAAAYVALSAAVDLSMDACRLFNQRMRKELSHHSESLG; translated from the exons ATGGATCCTTGTCCTTTCATCCGTCTCACGATCAGTAATCTAGCTCTGAAACTTCCTTTAGCGGCGAAGTCGTCAAGCTCCGCCGTGCATCCCTCCTCATCTCCATGTTTCTGCAAAATCAAACTCAAAAACTTCCCACCGCAAACCGCCGCTATCCCCTACATTCCACTGGAGACCACTCAGTTCCCGGAGATCCAAACCCTAGCCGCCACGTTCCACCTCAGCAGCTCAGATATCAAACGCCTAGCTTCCAGATCCATCTTCGCTTCGAAACCATCTCTCAAGATCTTCATCTACACGGGAAGCGCCGGCGCTGCGTGCGGTGTAAACTCCGGCGGTCTTCTGGCGGAAGTCTCAGTGCCGTTGGATCTTGCTGGGACCCAATCGAAGCCGTGCGTGTTCCACGACGGATGGATAGCTGTCGGAAAAGGAGCCGGAGCCGGGAAAGCGTCGTCGGCGGCTCAGTTTCACCTGAATGTGAAGGCGGAGCCTGATCCTAGATTCGTTTTCCAGTTCGACGGCGAGCCTGAGTGTAGTCCTCAAGTGGTTCAGATTCAAGGCAGTATCCCACAACCCGTTTTCACTTGCAAATTCAGTTGTCGGAACACGACCGGAGATCGTACTATCAGATCAAG ATCATTGCCGACGGAGACGAGTGTTCCCCGGAGCTGGCTAAACTCGTTCGGGAGCGAGAGAGAACGTCCCAATAAAGAGCGAAAGGGATGGTCCATAACGGTCCACGACTTGTCAGGCTCTCCAGTAGCTATGGCCTCAATCGTCACACCGTTCGTTGCATCTCCTGGAACCGACCGTGTGAGCCGGTCTAACCCCGGGTCTTGGCTCATCCTCCGTCCCGGAGACGGTACATGGAAACCCTGGGGACGACTTGAGGCATGGCGGGAACGCGGCGGAGCCACCGATGGGCTCGGTTATAGATTTGAACTCATCCTAGACGGGTCAAGCGGTGCAGGGATCGTGCTTGCGGAGTCGAGTATTAGTTCTCACAGAGGTGGGAAGTTCTCGATCGAATTGGGATCATCGCCAACAGGTAGTGGTGTGGGCCGAACGAGGAGTCGTGGCGGCGGAAGCGGTGGAGCGTCGCCGGCGAATAGTCCGAGAGGAGGGAGCGTACAGAAAGGGTTTGTGATGGCAGCGAGTGTGGAAGGTGAAGGGAAATGTAGTAAGCCGTGTGTAGAGGTTAGTGTGCAGCACGTTAGCTGTATGGAGGATGCAGCTGCTTACGTGGCTCTTTCTGCAGCTGTTGATCTTAGTATGGATGCTTGCAGGTTGTTTAATCAACGGATGAGGAAAGAGCTTTCCCACCATAGTGAGTCACTTGGCTGa
- the LOC106407575 gene encoding ergosterol biosynthetic protein 28-like produces the protein MKALGYWLMVVGSLRLASVWFGFFNIWALRLAVFSQTTMSEVHGRTFGVWTLLTCTLCFLCAFNPENKPLYLATFLSFIYALGHFLTEYLFYHTMTIANLSTVAFFAGTSIAWMLWEWRSLDQPHSKLA, from the exons atgaaggcgTTAGGGTATTGGCTAATGGTGGTTGGGTCACTGAGATTAgcttcggtttggtttggtttcttcAACATTTGGGCTCTTCGTCTCGCCGTCTTCTCTCAGACCACCA TGAGTGAAGTTCATGGACGTACATTCGGAGTATGGACACTATTGACCTGCACTCTCTGCTTTCTTTGTGCATTCAACCCCGAAAACAAACCGCTATACTTGGCTACCTTTCTCTCATTTATCTACGCCTTAGGCCATTTTCTGACTGAATACCTCTTCTACCATACCATGACCATCGCGAATCTCTCAACAGTAGCCTTCTTTGCAG GCACATCGATTGCGTGGATGCTCTGGGAGTGGAGATCCCTTGACCAACCGCACTCCAAACTTGCTTGA
- the LOC106407307 gene encoding uncharacterized protein LOC106407307 isoform X1, giving the protein MEVEEDSKIPRIVKEDGHGGSDLTKKKKKKEKKYWMGCLRAESDESGNVDLSVEFPGERAEPTHLVVMVNGLIGSAQNWRFAAKQMLKKYPQDLIVHCSRRNHSTQTFDGVDVMGQRLAEEVRTVIKRHPSLQKISFVGHSLGGLIARYAVACLYEQESPQNSEEPKERIAGLEPVCFITSATPHLGSRGHKQVPLFSGSHTLEKLATRMSWCLGKTGKHLFLADGDDDGKPPLLLRMVSDRRNLKFISALRCFKRRIAYANTTFDRILSSSGLLFSLLYCNSFGTLTSILLIDLVGWSTSSIRRRSELPKLQRGPFNEKYPHIVNVEGPSTSSNHEEVRSVTDSNGSKNFDMEEEMIRELTKMSWERVDVSFRGTVQRFLAHNTIQVKTKLINSAGADVIQHMIDNFEP; this is encoded by the exons ATGGAGGTGGAAGAAGATAGCAAGATTCCTAGGATTGTAAAAGAAGATGGGCATGGTGGAAGTGAtctgacgaagaagaagaagaagaaggagaagaagtatTGGATGGGCTGTCTCAGAGCTGAATCTGACGAGAGTGGTAACGTTGATTTGAGTGTTGAGTTCCCTGGGGAACGCGCTGAGCCTACTCATCTAGTCGTCATGGTCAACGGTCTCATCGGAAG TGCTCAGAACTGGAGATTTGCTGCTAAGCAGATGCTGAAGAAGTATCCTCAGGATCTCATCGTTCACT GCAGTAGACGCAACCATTCTacacagacatttgatggagttGATGTTATGGGTCAAAGATTAGCAGAAGAG GTTAGGACGGTGATCAAACGTCACCCAAGTCTCCAGAAGATTTCCTTTGTAGGACATTCTTTAGGTGGCTTGATTGCTAGGTATGCCGTTGCCTGTCTTTATGAGCAAGAATCCCCGCAAAACAGTGAGGAACCAAAAGAGAGAATCGCTGGATTGGAGCCTGTGTGTTTTATAACTTCTGCAACGCCGCACCTTGGTTCAAGAGGACATAAGCAG GTTCCATTGTTTTCTGGATCTCACACATTGGAGAAGTTAGCTACGCGTATGTCATGGTGTCTTGGTAAAACGGGGAAACATCTTTTTCTAgctgatggtgatgatgatggaaAGCCTCCCTTACTCCTCCGTATGGTTAGCGACCGTAGAAACCTTAAGTTCAT TTCTGCTCTGAGATGCTTCAAGCGGCGTATTGCTTATGCAAACACAACTTTTGACCGTATCCTTTCTTCCTCAGGCCTCTTATTTTCACTACTTTATTGCAATTCATTTGGAACCTTAACCTCCATTTTGTTGATAGACCTAGTAGGCTGGAGCACATCGTCTATCAGGCGACGCAGCGAGCTTCCTAAG CTTCAACGCGGTCCATTCAACGAGAAGTATCCTCACATTGTAAACGTTGAAGGACCAAGTACCTCAAGTAACCATGAGGAAGTTCGATCAGTGACCGATTCAAACGGGTCCAAGAATTTTGATATGGAAG AGGAAATGATAAGAGAGCTAACAAAAATGAGCTGGGAACGAGTTGATGTTAGTTTCAGAGGAACCGTGCAGAGATTTCTCGCTCACAATACCATTCAG gTGAAAACGAAGTTGATCAATTCAGCTGGAGCAGATGTTATACAACACATGATTGACAATTTTGAGCCATAG
- the LOC106407307 gene encoding lipid droplet phospholipase 1-like isoform X2 codes for MEVEEDSKIPRIVKEDGHGGSDLTKKKKKKEKKYWMGCLRAESDESGNVDLSVEFPGERAEPTHLVVMVNGLIGSAQNWRFAAKQMLKKYPQDLIVHCSRRNHSTQTFDGVDVMGQRLAEEVRTVIKRHPSLQKISFVGHSLGGLIARYAVACLYEQESPQNSEEPKERIAGLEPVCFITSATPHLGSRGHKQVPLFSGSHTLEKLATRMSWCLGKTGKHLFLADGDDDGKPPLLLRMVSDRRNLKFISALRCFKRRIAYANTTFDHLVGWSTSSIRRRSELPKLQRGPFNEKYPHIVNVEGPSTSSNHEEVRSVTDSNGSKNFDMEEEMIRELTKMSWERVDVSFRGTVQRFLAHNTIQVKTKLINSAGADVIQHMIDNFEP; via the exons ATGGAGGTGGAAGAAGATAGCAAGATTCCTAGGATTGTAAAAGAAGATGGGCATGGTGGAAGTGAtctgacgaagaagaagaagaagaaggagaagaagtatTGGATGGGCTGTCTCAGAGCTGAATCTGACGAGAGTGGTAACGTTGATTTGAGTGTTGAGTTCCCTGGGGAACGCGCTGAGCCTACTCATCTAGTCGTCATGGTCAACGGTCTCATCGGAAG TGCTCAGAACTGGAGATTTGCTGCTAAGCAGATGCTGAAGAAGTATCCTCAGGATCTCATCGTTCACT GCAGTAGACGCAACCATTCTacacagacatttgatggagttGATGTTATGGGTCAAAGATTAGCAGAAGAG GTTAGGACGGTGATCAAACGTCACCCAAGTCTCCAGAAGATTTCCTTTGTAGGACATTCTTTAGGTGGCTTGATTGCTAGGTATGCCGTTGCCTGTCTTTATGAGCAAGAATCCCCGCAAAACAGTGAGGAACCAAAAGAGAGAATCGCTGGATTGGAGCCTGTGTGTTTTATAACTTCTGCAACGCCGCACCTTGGTTCAAGAGGACATAAGCAG GTTCCATTGTTTTCTGGATCTCACACATTGGAGAAGTTAGCTACGCGTATGTCATGGTGTCTTGGTAAAACGGGGAAACATCTTTTTCTAgctgatggtgatgatgatggaaAGCCTCCCTTACTCCTCCGTATGGTTAGCGACCGTAGAAACCTTAAGTTCAT TTCTGCTCTGAGATGCTTCAAGCGGCGTATTGCTTATGCAAACACAACTTTTGACC ACCTAGTAGGCTGGAGCACATCGTCTATCAGGCGACGCAGCGAGCTTCCTAAG CTTCAACGCGGTCCATTCAACGAGAAGTATCCTCACATTGTAAACGTTGAAGGACCAAGTACCTCAAGTAACCATGAGGAAGTTCGATCAGTGACCGATTCAAACGGGTCCAAGAATTTTGATATGGAAG AGGAAATGATAAGAGAGCTAACAAAAATGAGCTGGGAACGAGTTGATGTTAGTTTCAGAGGAACCGTGCAGAGATTTCTCGCTCACAATACCATTCAG gTGAAAACGAAGTTGATCAATTCAGCTGGAGCAGATGTTATACAACACATGATTGACAATTTTGAGCCATAG
- the LOC106407307 gene encoding lipid droplet phospholipase 1-like isoform X3 — MEVEEDSKIPRIVKEDGHGGSDLTKKKKKKEKKYWMGCLRAESDESGNVDLSVEFPGERAEPTHLVVMVNGLIGSAQNWRFAAKQMLKKYPQDLIVHCSRRNHSTQTFDGVDVMGQRLAEEVRTVIKRHPSLQKISFVGHSLGGLIARYAVACLYEQESPQNSEEPKERIAGLEPVCFITSATPHLGSRGHKQVPLFSGSHTLEKLATRMSWCLGKTGKHLFLADGDDDGKPPLLLRMVSDRRNLKFISALRCFKRRIAYANTTFDHLVGWSTSSIRRRSELPKLQRGPFNEKYPHIVNVEGPSTSSNHEEVRSVTDSNGSKNFDMEEEMIRELTKMSWERVDVSFRGTVQRFLAHNTIQASENEVDQFSWSRCYTTHD, encoded by the exons ATGGAGGTGGAAGAAGATAGCAAGATTCCTAGGATTGTAAAAGAAGATGGGCATGGTGGAAGTGAtctgacgaagaagaagaagaagaaggagaagaagtatTGGATGGGCTGTCTCAGAGCTGAATCTGACGAGAGTGGTAACGTTGATTTGAGTGTTGAGTTCCCTGGGGAACGCGCTGAGCCTACTCATCTAGTCGTCATGGTCAACGGTCTCATCGGAAG TGCTCAGAACTGGAGATTTGCTGCTAAGCAGATGCTGAAGAAGTATCCTCAGGATCTCATCGTTCACT GCAGTAGACGCAACCATTCTacacagacatttgatggagttGATGTTATGGGTCAAAGATTAGCAGAAGAG GTTAGGACGGTGATCAAACGTCACCCAAGTCTCCAGAAGATTTCCTTTGTAGGACATTCTTTAGGTGGCTTGATTGCTAGGTATGCCGTTGCCTGTCTTTATGAGCAAGAATCCCCGCAAAACAGTGAGGAACCAAAAGAGAGAATCGCTGGATTGGAGCCTGTGTGTTTTATAACTTCTGCAACGCCGCACCTTGGTTCAAGAGGACATAAGCAG GTTCCATTGTTTTCTGGATCTCACACATTGGAGAAGTTAGCTACGCGTATGTCATGGTGTCTTGGTAAAACGGGGAAACATCTTTTTCTAgctgatggtgatgatgatggaaAGCCTCCCTTACTCCTCCGTATGGTTAGCGACCGTAGAAACCTTAAGTTCAT TTCTGCTCTGAGATGCTTCAAGCGGCGTATTGCTTATGCAAACACAACTTTTGACC ACCTAGTAGGCTGGAGCACATCGTCTATCAGGCGACGCAGCGAGCTTCCTAAG CTTCAACGCGGTCCATTCAACGAGAAGTATCCTCACATTGTAAACGTTGAAGGACCAAGTACCTCAAGTAACCATGAGGAAGTTCGATCAGTGACCGATTCAAACGGGTCCAAGAATTTTGATATGGAAG AGGAAATGATAAGAGAGCTAACAAAAATGAGCTGGGAACGAGTTGATGTTAGTTTCAGAGGAACCGTGCAGAGATTTCTCGCTCACAATACCATTCAGGCAA gTGAAAACGAAGTTGATCAATTCAGCTGGAGCAGATGTTATACAACACATGATTGA